A DNA window from Pungitius pungitius chromosome 1, fPunPun2.1, whole genome shotgun sequence contains the following coding sequences:
- the LOC134105278 gene encoding uncharacterized protein LOC134105278 — translation MSDTVTSCPLCRGVYAALRQHLRRAHGVKNAEERGLLLSLASGRTNIRAEPCPVAGCSYRKKRLDRHLSDAHPEVNAAELDELLASLKKRVAVRQLSELRATLPAISMVSRLDEAAYEETEASPTELPPSGVVAETPTDLSPSDELAGSPNEVPPTGEIAESPTDLPPSGVIQESGHGTEPGGCSIRSCLAIRSALRARCFQLQRKVALLSKRGRNPSMDPVPVQPGRTEGFGRQSTSKCPKFSQSVESYLSAYRLQNQGSNPSVKRRENAASKVGRVRDFLAYMAAGKDRLHLWNYLDNPERIFSYAASLQPSKTVTTAAIYLKNLSQFMKYFQQTPPKQCRLSRGQIVGVIRAVDASKSNIHTPVVLHQLKVKSDKLSRLVSRETLRDCQMRASAAIPKVLDCMERGNSTRERYAFFGHLSALLASLYGHRPGVFRNMTVTEVLHAAEEEECEADTITDPGYVISVAEHKTNRDFGAAQMYLRSEEYSWFKRWLAVRGKCNPTTDHFMVGDGGGPVTNLLHCMQGAWIEMELPGRPNFLDLRTAVAAHAKNFHPDDVRRRIATFMCHDVSTADRFYTLVLNPRQAKQLRIQLEEVVADPDPPCALSV, via the exons ATGTCAGATACGGTGACAAGTTGCCCGCTTTGCCGTGGTGTGTATGCTGCTTTGCGGCAACACTTGAGGAGAGCTCACGGAGTGAAGAACGCGGAAGAGAGGGGCCTGCTGTTGTCGCTAGCAAGTGGCCGAACGAACATTCGCGCGGAGCCTTGTCCAGTCGCGGGGTGCagctacagaaaaaaaaggttagaccGTCACCTTTCTGATGCGCACCCTGAAGTGAATGCCGCTGAATTGGACGAACTGTTAGCAAGTTTAAAGAAGCGTGTAGCGGTGAGGCAACTCTCTGAGCTGCGGGCCACTTTACCGGCCATTTCCATGGTGTCGAGGCTTGACGAGGCCGCCTATGAAGAGACCGAGGCCAGCCCCACGGAGCTGCCTCCGTCTGGAGTGGTTGCGGAGACCCCCACCGATCTCTCTCCGTCTGACGAGCTTGCGGGCAGCCCCAACGAGGTGCCCCCGACTGGCGAgattgcggagagccccaccgacctgcctccgtctggagtgatccAGGAAAGCGGCCATGGCACAGAGCCTGGTGGTTGCAGCATCCGGAGCTGCCTTGCCATCCGGAGTGCTCTTCGCGCCAGGTGTTTCCAGTTACAGAGGAAGGTGGCTTTGCTctcaaagagagggaggaacccCTCCATGGACCCGGTCCCGGTCCAGCCAGGGAGAACGGAAGGTTTTGGCCGACAAAGTACGTCAAAATGCCCCAAGTTTTCCCAGTCTGTGG AATCCTACTTGTCTGCGTACCGCCTTCAGAACCAGGGCTCCAATCCCTCGGTAAAGCGGAGGGAAAACGCCGCATCCAAGGTGGGAAGAGTCCGAGACTTCTTAGCATACATGGCGGCTGGTAAGGATAGGCTCCACCTGTGGAACTACCTAGACAACCCCGAGCGTATATTCAG TTACGCAGCAAGCCTCCAGCCCAGCAAGACCGTCACGACGGCTGCAATTTATCTAAAAAATTTGTCCCAGTTCATGAAGTATTTTCAGCAAACGCCCCCGAAACAATGCAGACTTTCCCGGGGTCAGATAGTCGGTGTTATACGGGCTGTGGATGCCTCTAAATCTAACATCCACACACCAGTAGTCCTCCACCAGCTAAAGGTGAAGTCGGATAAACTGTCCCGCCTGGTTTCCCGTGAGACGCTGCGTGACTGTCAGATGAGGGCGAGCGCAGCAATCCCAAAGGTTCTGG ACTGCATGGAGCGTGGAAACAGCACCCGGGAACGGTACGCCTTTTTCGGTCACTTGTCCGCCCTCCTGGCATCCCTCTATGGACACCGGCCGGGCGTATTCAGGAACATGACAGTGACTGAGGTGCTCCAtgctgcggaggaggaagagtgcgaGGCGGACACCATCACCGACCCTGGCTATGTTATTTCG GTGGCGGAGCATAAGACTAACAGGGACTTTGGCGCAGCACAGATGTACCTGCGTTCTGAAGAGTACTCCTGGTTTAAAAGGTGGCTGGCGGTGCGGGGAAAATGCAACCCCACAACGGATCACTTTATGGTAGGCGATGGAGGAGGGCCAGTCACCAACCTACTCCATTGCATGCAAGGTGCCTGGATAGAAATGGAGCTGCCTGGCCGGCCAAATTTCCTGGACCTCCGCACCGCAGTCGCAGCACAT GCCAAAAACTTCCATCCCGATGATGTCCGAAGGCGCATAGCAACCTTCATGTGCCACGACGTATCAACTGCTGACCGCTTCTACACACTCGTCCTGAATCCGAGGCAGGCCAAACAGCTACGTATCCAGCTGGAAGAAGTTGTTGCTGACCCCGACCCCCCGTGTGCATTGTCCGTTTGA